One stretch of Streptomyces hygroscopicus DNA includes these proteins:
- a CDS encoding two-component system sensor kinase, with amino-acid sequence MTFGQPLSGVTKGPGQMSRPSPDIRICPAHTGFRKVGRMYATAAHIERLKPPGRRAFLPWLFMLSGDVQALFKGKTPLPWLGGAGAAAFVALYVTAIYTSLDERRRHTRAPLLALAGLAVVTYALGVGYAGNWLLCFPLLSLASGIVLRGGRRTLGPVIIVLSCSAGVISGLRGGASDSLTVSYGTMLSGLVTAAILSLFETVAQLRATRQELARTAVEKERLRFSRDLHDLLGHTMSVVVVKAEAVRRLAPKNLEAALGQAADIEAVGRQALTEIREAVTGYREGSLATELDRARSALDAAGIEAAVRRSGPPLAPQTEALLGWVVREGVTNVVRHSGAARCEIEVRGGMDRIRLEITDDGGGVGSPSTATAGPGGAGGGAAEGAIGGTGLNGLAERLSAAGGSLESGPGGRRGFRLVAELPVDMEDPMEPEVKEARTA; translated from the coding sequence ATGACCTTCGGACAACCGCTGTCCGGGGTGACGAAGGGCCCGGGACAAATGTCACGGCCATCCCCCGACATCCGCATCTGCCCAGCTCATACGGGCTTCCGTAAGGTCGGACGCATGTATGCCACCGCCGCGCATATCGAGCGCCTCAAGCCGCCGGGCCGCCGCGCCTTCCTGCCGTGGCTCTTCATGCTCTCGGGGGATGTGCAAGCGCTCTTCAAGGGGAAGACCCCCCTGCCCTGGCTCGGCGGCGCGGGGGCGGCGGCCTTCGTCGCGCTCTACGTGACCGCCATCTACACCAGCCTGGACGAGCGCCGCCGCCACACCCGGGCCCCGTTGCTGGCGCTCGCCGGGCTGGCGGTGGTCACCTACGCGCTGGGCGTCGGCTACGCCGGGAACTGGCTGCTGTGCTTCCCGCTGCTGTCACTGGCCTCCGGCATCGTGCTGCGCGGGGGAAGGCGGACGCTGGGACCGGTCATCATCGTCCTGTCGTGCTCCGCCGGAGTCATCTCGGGGCTCCGCGGCGGCGCCTCGGACTCGCTCACGGTCTCGTACGGGACCATGCTGTCCGGCCTGGTGACGGCGGCCATCCTGTCGCTCTTCGAGACCGTCGCCCAGCTCCGCGCCACCCGCCAGGAGCTGGCCCGTACGGCGGTGGAGAAGGAGCGGCTGCGGTTCTCCCGCGATCTGCACGATCTGCTGGGCCACACCATGTCGGTCGTCGTGGTCAAGGCGGAGGCGGTGCGCCGGCTCGCCCCGAAGAACCTGGAGGCCGCGCTGGGGCAGGCCGCGGACATCGAGGCGGTCGGTCGGCAGGCGCTCACCGAGATCCGCGAGGCCGTCACCGGCTATCGCGAGGGCAGCCTGGCCACCGAGCTGGACCGGGCCCGCTCGGCGCTGGACGCCGCCGGTATCGAGGCCGCCGTCCGCCGCTCCGGACCGCCGCTGGCCCCGCAGACCGAGGCGCTGCTGGGGTGGGTGGTCCGCGAGGGCGTCACCAATGTGGTGCGGCACAGCGGGGCGGCCCGGTGCGAGATCGAGGTCCGCGGCGGCATGGACCGGATACGGCTGGAGATCACGGACGACGGCGGCGGCGTAGGCTCCCCGAGCACGGCAACGGCAGGCCCTGGGGGCGCGGGCGGCGGCGCGGCAGAGGGCGCGATCGGCGGTACGGGCCTCAATGGCCTGGCCGAACGGCTGTCCGCGGCGGGCGGCTCGCTGGAGTCCGGCCCCGGCGGGCGCCGCGGCTTCCGGCTCGTCGCCGAACTGCCGGTGGACATGGAGGATCCGATGGAGCCCGAGGTCAAGGAGGCCCGGACGGCGTGA
- a CDS encoding 3-alpha,7-alpha,12-alpha-trihydroxy-5-beta-cholest-24-enoyl-CoA hydratase: MPIDAAKAISAEPRSTALTWGHKDIQLYHLGIGAGIPATDPGELRYTLESRLHVLPSFATVAGGGMAVAGGMSAPGIDVDLAAVLHGGQTVELHRPIPVSGDATQTSKVAAVYDKGKAAVIVLRSDVADADGPLWTCDTQIFARGEGGFGGERGPSDRVEPPAREPDHTVERAIREDQALLYRLSGDWNPLHADPAFAEVAGFERPILHGLCSYGMVLKAVVDTALDGDVARVRSYTTRFAGVVYPGETLRVRMWRDEGRVQVTATAVERDDAPVLTDTVVDHV; this comes from the coding sequence ATGCCCATCGATGCCGCCAAGGCCATCTCGGCCGAACCCCGCAGCACCGCTCTCACCTGGGGGCACAAGGACATCCAGCTCTACCACCTGGGCATCGGCGCAGGTATCCCCGCCACCGACCCCGGAGAGCTCCGCTACACCCTGGAGAGCAGGCTCCATGTGCTCCCCAGCTTCGCGACCGTCGCGGGCGGCGGTATGGCGGTCGCCGGGGGCATGAGCGCCCCCGGGATCGACGTCGACCTCGCCGCCGTGCTGCACGGCGGCCAGACCGTCGAACTCCACCGGCCGATCCCGGTCAGCGGGGACGCCACCCAGACCTCGAAGGTCGCCGCGGTGTACGACAAGGGCAAGGCGGCGGTCATCGTGCTGCGCTCCGACGTCGCCGACGCGGACGGCCCGCTGTGGACCTGCGACACCCAGATCTTCGCCCGGGGCGAGGGCGGCTTCGGCGGCGAGCGCGGCCCCTCCGACCGCGTGGAGCCGCCCGCCCGGGAGCCGGACCACACCGTGGAGCGGGCCATCCGCGAGGACCAGGCGCTGCTCTACCGGCTCTCCGGCGACTGGAACCCGCTCCACGCCGATCCCGCGTTCGCCGAGGTCGCGGGGTTCGAGAGGCCCATCCTGCACGGGCTGTGTTCGTACGGGATGGTGCTCAAGGCGGTCGTGGACACGGCGCTGGACGGGGACGTCGCCCGGGTGCGCTCGTACACCACCCGCTTCGCCGGGGTGGTGTACCCGGGCGAGACCCTGCGCGTGCGGATGTGGCGGGACGAGGGGCGCGTCCAGGTGACGGCGACGGCCGTCGAGCGGGACGACGCGCCGGTCCTCACCGACACCGTCGTCGACCACGTTTGA
- a CDS encoding molecular chaperone GroES — protein sequence MRAAVLHETGQDKLEVLDDIEAVGFGPGKVRLRLRATGLCHSDLSAMAGVLPQPAPFIPGHEGAGEVLDVGDGVTGLSAGDRVLVCWLPACGDCPACQRGQTELCLAGFMNAGTPNFRRSGGSPQELFGMSGTGTFAEEIVLPAACAVPIPDDVPYDIAALIGCGVTTGLGAVFNTARVEAGSSVAVIGCGGVGISAIQGARASGAAQIVAVDPVESRREAALRFGATEAVAPDGLDTAKNTVTAGEGFDYVFEVVGRSATARRAYEITRRGGTLCVVGAGALDDFLQFNMFELFFDEKRILPSLYGGGDVLRSYRRTIDLWRAGRIDLEGLITHRVRLGEINDAIGQMRTGEALRTCIEI from the coding sequence GTGCGCGCGGCCGTACTGCATGAGACGGGACAGGACAAGCTCGAAGTCCTCGACGACATCGAGGCGGTGGGCTTCGGCCCCGGGAAGGTCCGGCTGCGGCTGAGGGCCACCGGGCTGTGCCACTCCGACCTCTCCGCGATGGCCGGGGTGCTGCCGCAGCCCGCGCCGTTCATCCCCGGTCACGAGGGCGCGGGCGAGGTCCTCGACGTGGGCGACGGGGTGACCGGGCTGAGCGCCGGGGACCGGGTGCTGGTGTGCTGGCTGCCCGCCTGCGGCGACTGTCCGGCCTGTCAGCGCGGTCAGACCGAGCTGTGCCTGGCCGGGTTCATGAATGCCGGAACCCCCAACTTCCGGCGCTCCGGCGGCAGTCCGCAGGAGCTCTTCGGCATGTCCGGGACGGGCACCTTCGCCGAGGAGATCGTCCTCCCCGCCGCCTGTGCCGTGCCGATCCCCGACGACGTCCCGTACGACATCGCGGCCCTCATCGGCTGCGGGGTGACCACCGGGCTCGGGGCCGTCTTCAACACCGCACGGGTGGAGGCCGGTTCGTCGGTCGCGGTCATCGGCTGCGGCGGGGTGGGCATCAGCGCCATCCAGGGGGCCAGGGCGTCGGGCGCCGCGCAGATCGTCGCCGTCGACCCGGTGGAGTCGCGGCGCGAGGCCGCGCTGCGCTTCGGGGCCACGGAGGCGGTGGCGCCGGACGGTCTGGACACCGCCAAGAACACCGTCACGGCGGGCGAGGGCTTCGACTACGTCTTCGAGGTCGTGGGCCGCTCCGCCACCGCCCGCCGGGCCTACGAGATCACCCGGCGCGGCGGCACGCTGTGCGTGGTCGGGGCCGGGGCGCTGGACGACTTCCTGCAGTTCAACATGTTCGAGCTGTTCTTCGACGAGAAGCGCATCCTGCCCTCGCTCTACGGCGGCGGCGATGTGCTCCGCTCCTACCGGCGCACCATCGACCTGTGGCGGGCGGGCCGGATCGACCTCGAAGGGCTGATCACCCACCGGGTGCGGCTCGGCGAGATCAACGACGCGATCGGCCAGATGCGGACCGGGGAGGCGCTGCGCACATGCATCGAGATCTGA
- a CDS encoding 3-ketoacyl-ACP reductase: protein MHRDLTGPPEGSPLAGSPLAGSPLAGKTAIVTGAGRGLGRAEALELARLGANVVVNDYGQGGRDGSGEASAGPAEQVAEEIRAAGGRATAHAGDVADFAQAGELVQLAIDTYGALDILVNNAGILRDRMVFSMSENEWDSVIRVHLKGHFNTIRFAAAHWRERSKAAEGGPVHGRIINTSSEAFLAGSPGQPNYAAAKGGIVGLTTSTAVALAKYGVTANVICPRARTRMTEDVFADFEVPEDGRLDALAPEHAAPLVGYLASPGAAKVNGQVFVVHGGMLAILERPKVAAKLDAKEDAFGFEELDAVLTPYFAERGGESFAAVEVLGLKRG, encoded by the coding sequence ATGCATCGAGATCTGACGGGTCCCCCGGAGGGGAGTCCACTGGCCGGGAGCCCGCTGGCCGGGAGCCCGCTGGCAGGGAAGACCGCGATCGTCACCGGCGCCGGACGCGGCCTCGGCCGCGCCGAGGCCCTGGAACTGGCCCGGCTGGGCGCGAATGTCGTCGTCAACGACTACGGACAGGGCGGACGTGACGGCTCGGGCGAGGCATCGGCCGGCCCCGCCGAGCAGGTCGCCGAGGAGATCCGCGCGGCCGGCGGCCGGGCCACGGCCCATGCGGGCGATGTGGCCGACTTCGCGCAGGCGGGCGAGCTGGTCCAGCTCGCGATCGACACCTACGGCGCGCTGGACATCCTGGTCAACAACGCGGGCATCCTGCGCGACCGGATGGTCTTCTCGATGAGTGAGAACGAGTGGGACTCGGTGATCCGGGTCCATCTCAAGGGCCATTTCAACACCATCCGCTTCGCCGCCGCGCACTGGCGCGAGCGGTCCAAGGCGGCGGAGGGCGGCCCGGTCCACGGCCGGATCATCAACACCTCCTCGGAGGCGTTCCTCGCCGGTTCGCCGGGCCAGCCGAACTACGCGGCGGCGAAGGGCGGCATCGTCGGGCTGACCACCTCCACGGCGGTGGCGCTCGCCAAGTACGGGGTGACGGCCAACGTCATCTGCCCGCGCGCCCGCACCCGGATGACCGAGGACGTCTTCGCGGACTTCGAGGTTCCGGAGGACGGCCGGCTCGACGCACTCGCCCCCGAACACGCGGCCCCGCTGGTCGGCTATCTCGCCTCACCGGGCGCGGCGAAGGTGAACGGCCAGGTGTTCGTGGTGCACGGCGGCATGCTGGCGATCCTGGAGCGGCCGAAGGTGGCGGCGAAGCTGGACGCCAAGGAGGACGCCTTCGGCTTCGAGGAGCTGGACGCGGTGCTGACGCCGTACTTCGCGGAGCGGGGCGGGGAGAGCTTCGCGGCGGTGGAGGTGCTGGGCCTCAAGCGGGGGTGA